A genomic region of Spodoptera frugiperda isolate SF20-4 chromosome 31, AGI-APGP_CSIRO_Sfru_2.0, whole genome shotgun sequence contains the following coding sequences:
- the LOC118281748 gene encoding baculoviral IAP repeat-containing protein 3 isoform X3 has product MWSCSLPCWNTKKSGLQMDITKVASNGSSSTLTLFKSGSLEAKIRPLAPLMLPTPSYDSNAGSPSLSPSTPCSSSSFSIDKTDNHDTFGFSADTVDMRKEDERMKTFEKWPVSFLSGEQLARNGFYYLGRGDEVRCAFCKVEIMRWVEGDDPAKDHQRWAPQCPFVRKLNGTAAADTGSSGQDECGARAAPSGTSPPRMAGPVHPRYASEAARLRSFKDWPRCMRQKPEELAEAGFFYTGQGDKTKCFYCDGGLKDWENHDVPWEQHARWFDRCAYVQLVKGREYVQKVISEACEVSASEAERDVAPARTAEPSPPAEAPENSVDDSKLCKICYAEERNVCFVPCGHVVACAKCALAADKCPMCRRTFQNAVRLYFS; this is encoded by the coding sequence tGGCATCCAATGGCTCCTCCTCAACATTAACGCTATTCAAGAGCGGATCGCTTGAGGCTAAAATTCGACCTCTCGCGCCACTAATGCTGCCGACGCCAAGTTACGACTCCAACGCCGGCTCTCCATCTTTGTCACCATCCACGCCTTGTTCTTCATCTTCTTTCTCCATTGATAAAACCGACAACCACGACACCTTCGGCTTCAGTGCGGACACAGTTGATATGAGAAAAGAGGATGAACGTatgaaaacatttgaaaaatgGCCCGTCAGTTTTCTATCCGGAGAGCAACTTGCTCGAAATGGATTTTACTACCTCGGCCGTGGAGATGAAGTCCGTTGCGCTTTCTGTAAAGTGGAGATTATGAGGTGGGTGGAGGGCGATGACCCTGCGAAGGACCATCAGCGTTGGGCGCCACAGTGCCCATTTGTGCGCAAGTTGAACGGTACTGCAGCAGCAGACACGGGTAGTTCGGGCCAGGACGAGTGTGGTGCCCGCGCCGCTCCCTCCGGTACCTCTCCGCCGCGTATGGCCGGTCCCGTGCACCCACGATATGCATCTGAAGCCGCACGACTACGCAGTTTTAAAGACTGGCCACGATGCATGCGACAAAAACCTGAAGAACTCGCCGAGGCTGGCTTTTTTTACACTGGTCAGGGAGACAAAACCAAGTGTTTTTATTGCGATGGTGGATTAAAAGATTGGGAGAACCATGACGTACCCTGGGAACAACACGCAAGGTGGTTTGACCGTTGCGCCTACGTGCAATTGGTGAAGGGTCGAGAATACGTTCAAAAGGTGATTTCTGAAGCTTGTGAGGTTTCCGCGTCAGAAGCGGAACGTGATGTAGCACCCGCACGGACTGCCGAGCCAAGCCCGCCAGCAGAGGCGCCAGAAAACTCAGTCGATGACTCAAAGTTGTGTAAAATCTGTTATGCTGAAGAGCGTAACGTGTGCTTCGTGCCGTGCGGCCACGTGGTGGCTTGCGCCAAGTGCGCGCTGGCGGCCGACAAGTGCCCCATGTGCCGCAGGACGTTTCAAAATGCAGTGCGGTTATATTTCTCGTGA
- the LOC118281748 gene encoding baculoviral IAP repeat-containing protein 3 isoform X2, with translation MPLLVDTKSRNVASNGSSSTLTLFKSGSLEAKIRPLAPLMLPTPSYDSNAGSPSLSPSTPCSSSSFSIDKTDNHDTFGFSADTVDMRKEDERMKTFEKWPVSFLSGEQLARNGFYYLGRGDEVRCAFCKVEIMRWVEGDDPAKDHQRWAPQCPFVRKLNGTAAADTGSSGQDECGARAAPSGTSPPRMAGPVHPRYASEAARLRSFKDWPRCMRQKPEELAEAGFFYTGQGDKTKCFYCDGGLKDWENHDVPWEQHARWFDRCAYVQLVKGREYVQKVISEACEVSASEAERDVAPARTAEPSPPAEAPENSVDDSKLCKICYAEERNVCFVPCGHVVACAKCALAADKCPMCRRTFQNAVRLYFS, from the exons ATGCCTCTTTTAGTAGACACCAAAAGTAGAAATG tGGCATCCAATGGCTCCTCCTCAACATTAACGCTATTCAAGAGCGGATCGCTTGAGGCTAAAATTCGACCTCTCGCGCCACTAATGCTGCCGACGCCAAGTTACGACTCCAACGCCGGCTCTCCATCTTTGTCACCATCCACGCCTTGTTCTTCATCTTCTTTCTCCATTGATAAAACCGACAACCACGACACCTTCGGCTTCAGTGCGGACACAGTTGATATGAGAAAAGAGGATGAACGTatgaaaacatttgaaaaatgGCCCGTCAGTTTTCTATCCGGAGAGCAACTTGCTCGAAATGGATTTTACTACCTCGGCCGTGGAGATGAAGTCCGTTGCGCTTTCTGTAAAGTGGAGATTATGAGGTGGGTGGAGGGCGATGACCCTGCGAAGGACCATCAGCGTTGGGCGCCACAGTGCCCATTTGTGCGCAAGTTGAACGGTACTGCAGCAGCAGACACGGGTAGTTCGGGCCAGGACGAGTGTGGTGCCCGCGCCGCTCCCTCCGGTACCTCTCCGCCGCGTATGGCCGGTCCCGTGCACCCACGATATGCATCTGAAGCCGCACGACTACGCAGTTTTAAAGACTGGCCACGATGCATGCGACAAAAACCTGAAGAACTCGCCGAGGCTGGCTTTTTTTACACTGGTCAGGGAGACAAAACCAAGTGTTTTTATTGCGATGGTGGATTAAAAGATTGGGAGAACCATGACGTACCCTGGGAACAACACGCAAGGTGGTTTGACCGTTGCGCCTACGTGCAATTGGTGAAGGGTCGAGAATACGTTCAAAAGGTGATTTCTGAAGCTTGTGAGGTTTCCGCGTCAGAAGCGGAACGTGATGTAGCACCCGCACGGACTGCCGAGCCAAGCCCGCCAGCAGAGGCGCCAGAAAACTCAGTCGATGACTCAAAGTTGTGTAAAATCTGTTATGCTGAAGAGCGTAACGTGTGCTTCGTGCCGTGCGGCCACGTGGTGGCTTGCGCCAAGTGCGCGCTGGCGGCCGACAAGTGCCCCATGTGCCGCAGGACGTTTCAAAATGCAGTGCGGTTATATTTCTCGTGA
- the LOC118281748 gene encoding baculoviral IAP repeat-containing protein 3 isoform X1: protein MEENIKSEQNGENINAPTTSGSAATSVASNGSSSTLTLFKSGSLEAKIRPLAPLMLPTPSYDSNAGSPSLSPSTPCSSSSFSIDKTDNHDTFGFSADTVDMRKEDERMKTFEKWPVSFLSGEQLARNGFYYLGRGDEVRCAFCKVEIMRWVEGDDPAKDHQRWAPQCPFVRKLNGTAAADTGSSGQDECGARAAPSGTSPPRMAGPVHPRYASEAARLRSFKDWPRCMRQKPEELAEAGFFYTGQGDKTKCFYCDGGLKDWENHDVPWEQHARWFDRCAYVQLVKGREYVQKVISEACEVSASEAERDVAPARTAEPSPPAEAPENSVDDSKLCKICYAEERNVCFVPCGHVVACAKCALAADKCPMCRRTFQNAVRLYFS from the coding sequence tGGCATCCAATGGCTCCTCCTCAACATTAACGCTATTCAAGAGCGGATCGCTTGAGGCTAAAATTCGACCTCTCGCGCCACTAATGCTGCCGACGCCAAGTTACGACTCCAACGCCGGCTCTCCATCTTTGTCACCATCCACGCCTTGTTCTTCATCTTCTTTCTCCATTGATAAAACCGACAACCACGACACCTTCGGCTTCAGTGCGGACACAGTTGATATGAGAAAAGAGGATGAACGTatgaaaacatttgaaaaatgGCCCGTCAGTTTTCTATCCGGAGAGCAACTTGCTCGAAATGGATTTTACTACCTCGGCCGTGGAGATGAAGTCCGTTGCGCTTTCTGTAAAGTGGAGATTATGAGGTGGGTGGAGGGCGATGACCCTGCGAAGGACCATCAGCGTTGGGCGCCACAGTGCCCATTTGTGCGCAAGTTGAACGGTACTGCAGCAGCAGACACGGGTAGTTCGGGCCAGGACGAGTGTGGTGCCCGCGCCGCTCCCTCCGGTACCTCTCCGCCGCGTATGGCCGGTCCCGTGCACCCACGATATGCATCTGAAGCCGCACGACTACGCAGTTTTAAAGACTGGCCACGATGCATGCGACAAAAACCTGAAGAACTCGCCGAGGCTGGCTTTTTTTACACTGGTCAGGGAGACAAAACCAAGTGTTTTTATTGCGATGGTGGATTAAAAGATTGGGAGAACCATGACGTACCCTGGGAACAACACGCAAGGTGGTTTGACCGTTGCGCCTACGTGCAATTGGTGAAGGGTCGAGAATACGTTCAAAAGGTGATTTCTGAAGCTTGTGAGGTTTCCGCGTCAGAAGCGGAACGTGATGTAGCACCCGCACGGACTGCCGAGCCAAGCCCGCCAGCAGAGGCGCCAGAAAACTCAGTCGATGACTCAAAGTTGTGTAAAATCTGTTATGCTGAAGAGCGTAACGTGTGCTTCGTGCCGTGCGGCCACGTGGTGGCTTGCGCCAAGTGCGCGCTGGCGGCCGACAAGTGCCCCATGTGCCGCAGGACGTTTCAAAATGCAGTGCGGTTATATTTCTCGTGA